The Sebastes fasciatus isolate fSebFas1 chromosome 4, fSebFas1.pri, whole genome shotgun sequence genome window below encodes:
- the st8sia2 gene encoding alpha-2,8-sialyltransferase 8B yields MPLVLRTLLFGFVTLLVVLLIIDDIAEVEKETANTGHSKRKNLHRLIPKPHRKAAAHPTALTRSSKDVNHLGSSYNNTVKLSTNSWTFNKTLSNLIRKNILRFLDPERDISILKGTLKPGDIIHYVFDRHSTTNISENLYRLLPTVSPMKNQHHRRCAIVGNSGILLNSSCGPDIDSHDFVIRCNLAPVEEYSQDVGRRTNLVTMNPSVVQRAFQDLVSEEWRDRFLQRLQSLSGSVLWIPAFMAKGGEERVEWALRLILLHTVDVRTAFPSLRLLHAVRGYWLTNHVHIKRPTTGLLMYTMATRFCEEIHLYGFWPFPLDPQGKPVKYHYYDTLKYEYTSSSSPHTMPLEFRTLSALHRQGALRLHTGTCDADRRPQKELQSK; encoded by the exons aTGCCGCTGGTATTGCGCACGCTGTTGTTCGGCTTTGTAACGCTGCTCGTTGTGCTTTTGATCATAGATGATATTGCAGAAGTGGAGAAAGAAACTGC AAATACCGGACATTCAAAGAGGAAGAACTTGCACCGGCTCATCCCTAAACCGCACAG AAAAGCTGCAGCACATCCGACTGCTTTGACGAGATCTAGCAAAGACGTGAATCATCTCGGCTCGAGCTACAACAACACCGTCAAGCTCTCGACAAACAGCTGGACCTTCAACAAGACCCTCTCCAACCTCATCAG AAAGAATATTCTGCGGTTTCTGGATCCGGAGAGAGACATCTCTATTCTGAAGGGCACGCTGAAGCCAGGAGATATCATCCACTATGTGTTTGATCGCCACAGCACCACAAACATCTCAGAAAATCTCTACCGTCTTCTGCCAACCGTATCCCCCATGAAGAACCAGCATCACAGGCGCTGCGCCATTGTGGGGAACTCTGGGATCCTGCTGAACAGCAGCTGTGGACCCGACATCGACTCTCACGACTTTGTTatcag GTGTAACCTGGCACCCGTGGAGGAGTACTCTCAGGACGTGGGGCGGCGGACCAACTTGGTGACCATGAACCCTTCGGTGGTGCAGCGGGCCTTCCAGGACCTGGTCAGCGAGGAGTGGAGGGATCGCTTCCTGCAGCGGCTCCAAAGCCTCAGCGGCAGCGTGCTGTGGATCCCGGCCTTTATGGCCAAGGGTGGAGAGGAGCGTGTGGAGTGGGCCCTTCGTCTCATCCTGCTGCACACCGTGGACGTACGCACCGCCTTCCCGTCGCTGCGCCTTCTCCACGCTGTCAGAGG GTATTGGCTAACCAACCATGTCCACATCAAGCGTCCGACCACCGGGCTCCTCATGTACACGATGGCCACTCGCTTCTGTGAAGAGATCCATCTTTACGGCTTCTGGCCCTTCCCACTCGACCCGCAGGGCAAACCGGTCAAATACCACTACTACGACACCCTAAAGTACGAGTACACGTCCAGCTCCAGTCCTCACACCATGCCTCTGGAGTTCAGGACCCTGAGCGCGTTGCACAGACAGGGGGCGCTCCGGCTCCACACTGGGACCTGTGACGCAGACAGGAGACCACAAAAGGAGCTCCAGAGCAAATAG